A stretch of the Amycolatopsis sp. BJA-103 genome encodes the following:
- a CDS encoding non-ribosomal peptide synthetase: MTAFSIPTRFAEQVARTPEAAAVSEAASGTALTYRELDHRANQLAHHLIGLGVGHEDRVAVLVERSIGLVVAFLAILKAGATYLPIHEAYPADRRQWVVDHAGATVLLVDDATRAAGVPTGVPVVAVGDPALADEPAADPEVPIHPDQLAYVIHTSGSTGQPKGVAVTQRDVVRLLSDPKWSVERYARLLLLAPYAFDISIFEIWMPLLHGGQVVIAPPGRLEPTTLRQLITTHQITGLHLTAGLFRVIAEEAPETLIGLREILTGGDVISPVAVRRVLDVCPDVVVRATYGATEGTVLSTRHLLTRGTELGAVVPIGDALTEITIHILDAHLAQVPADVVGEIYLAGEGVARGYLGQTDLTAERFVADPFGLPGARMYRTGDLARRTTEGLIEFVGREDSQVKILGFLVELAEVESALAGYPGLAQFVVLARELEHGEKQLVGYVVPEAGELDLAALRAYARTKLPDYMVPAVFVELDSLPLTANGKVDRAAMPEPDFAEVPTYRAPETSLQQRLCEIFSSVLDVPEVGIDDSFFDLGGQSLQAMRLLNRIKGEVGVEVLINVLFDFPTVAELTAHIEAKQSSAA; the protein is encoded by the coding sequence ATGACAGCGTTTTCGATCCCCACCCGGTTCGCTGAGCAGGTCGCGCGGACACCGGAGGCGGCTGCCGTATCCGAGGCCGCGAGCGGGACCGCGCTGACCTATCGGGAACTGGACCACCGGGCCAACCAGCTCGCGCACCACCTCATCGGACTCGGGGTCGGCCATGAGGACCGGGTGGCGGTGCTGGTGGAACGGTCGATCGGCCTGGTGGTGGCATTCCTCGCGATCCTCAAGGCGGGCGCGACCTATCTGCCGATCCACGAGGCGTATCCGGCCGACCGGCGGCAGTGGGTGGTGGACCATGCCGGCGCCACGGTGCTGCTGGTGGACGACGCGACGCGCGCGGCAGGCGTGCCGACCGGTGTGCCGGTCGTCGCGGTGGGCGATCCGGCCCTCGCCGACGAACCAGCCGCCGACCCCGAAGTGCCGATCCATCCCGACCAGCTGGCCTACGTGATCCACACGTCGGGTTCCACTGGCCAGCCCAAGGGCGTCGCGGTGACCCAGCGGGACGTTGTGCGGCTCTTGTCTGATCCGAAATGGTCGGTCGAGCGGTACGCGCGGTTGTTGCTGCTGGCACCGTACGCCTTCGACATCTCCATCTTCGAGATCTGGATGCCGCTGCTGCACGGCGGCCAAGTGGTCATCGCGCCACCAGGGCGGCTGGAGCCCACGACACTGCGACAACTGATCACGACGCACCAAATCACCGGACTCCATCTGACCGCGGGCTTGTTCCGAGTGATCGCCGAGGAAGCGCCGGAAACGTTGATCGGGCTGCGCGAGATCCTCACCGGCGGTGACGTGATCTCGCCAGTGGCGGTTCGCCGGGTGCTCGACGTCTGCCCCGACGTCGTGGTCCGCGCGACATATGGCGCGACCGAGGGGACGGTGCTCTCCACGCGCCACCTCCTGACGCGCGGCACGGAACTCGGCGCGGTCGTGCCGATCGGCGACGCGCTGACCGAGATCACGATCCACATCCTGGACGCCCACCTCGCGCAGGTACCCGCAGACGTCGTCGGCGAAATCTACCTCGCGGGCGAGGGCGTCGCACGCGGTTACCTCGGCCAGACCGACCTGACCGCCGAGCGGTTCGTCGCCGACCCGTTCGGTCTGCCGGGAGCTCGCATGTACCGGACCGGCGACCTGGCCCGCCGGACCACCGAAGGTCTGATCGAGTTCGTCGGCCGGGAAGACAGCCAGGTGAAGATCCTCGGCTTCCTCGTCGAACTGGCCGAGGTGGAGTCGGCGCTGGCCGGCTATCCGGGGCTGGCCCAGTTCGTCGTCCTGGCGCGCGAACTCGAACACGGGGAGAAGCAACTGGTCGGCTACGTCGTGCCGGAGGCCGGCGAACTGGACCTTGCGGCGTTGCGTGCTTACGCCAGGACAAAGCTGCCCGATTACATGGTCCCCGCCGTGTTCGTCGAACTGGACTCCCTGCCGCTGACCGCCAACGGCAAGGTGGACCGCGCGGCGATGCCGGAACCGGACTTCGCCGAGGTTCCCACCTACCGCGCGCCGGAAACGTCGCTGCAGCAGAGACTTTGCGAGATCTTCAGCTCCGTGCTCGACGTACCCGAGGTCGGGATCGATGACAGTTTCTTTGATCTCGGCGGCCAGTCGCTGCAGGCGATGCGACTGCTCAACCGGATCAAGGGCGAGGTCGGCGTCGAGGTGTTGATCAACGTGCTGTTCGACTTCCCGACCGTAGCCGAACTGACCGCACATATCGAAGCCAAGCAGTCCTCGGCGGCCTGA
- a CDS encoding MbtH family protein — translation MANPFEVPDAEYAVLRNQQNQHSLWPADVAVPDGWTVVHGPGPRTECLAYVREHWVDIRPTQVAEFIAAVPR, via the coding sequence ATGGCCAACCCGTTCGAAGTACCGGACGCCGAATACGCCGTGCTGCGCAACCAGCAGAACCAGCACTCGCTGTGGCCCGCCGACGTCGCCGTACCGGATGGCTGGACCGTCGTGCACGGGCCAGGGCCCCGGACGGAGTGCCTGGCCTATGTGCGCGAGCATTGGGTGGATATCCGTCCGACGCAGGTCGCCGAGTTCATCGCCGCGGTGCCCCGATGA
- a CDS encoding 4-hydroxyphenylacetate 3-hydroxylase family protein, which translates to MTEQTKPLTGAEYLESLRDDREIYLYGERVKDVTEHPAFRNTARMTARLYDALHDPEHRDVLTTATDAGGNGYTHRFFTTPHNAADLVADQQAIAAWSRLSYGWMGRSPDYKASFLGTLGANADFYNPFADNARRWYRESQEKVLYWNHAFVHPPVDRHLPPDQVADVFIHVERETDSGLIVSGAKVVATNSALTHYNFIAHTGLPIKDRKFAIVATVPMDAAGIKLICRQSYSAAAALTGSPFDYPLSSRLDENDTILVMDKVLIPWENVFIYGDVAKVGMFTGHSGFNERAMFHGCTRLAVKVEFIAGLLAKALDITGAGEFRGVQTRLGEVLAWRNLFWGLSDAAARNPVPWRNGAVLPNPNYAMAYRWFSQVGYARIREIVLQDVASGLIYLNSSAQDFHNDDIRPYLDKYLRGSHGVEAVDRVKVMKLLWDTVGSEFGSRHELYERNYSGNHENTRTELLRGQLGDGQLDGYRALVDRCLAEYDLDGWQVPDLASFTEIGEIGRATLR; encoded by the coding sequence ATGACTGAGCAGACCAAGCCGCTGACCGGAGCCGAGTACCTCGAGAGCCTGCGCGACGACCGGGAGATCTATCTGTACGGCGAGCGGGTCAAGGATGTGACCGAGCATCCGGCGTTCCGCAACACGGCGCGGATGACCGCGCGGCTCTACGACGCGCTGCACGACCCGGAGCACCGGGACGTGCTCACCACCGCCACCGACGCCGGCGGAAATGGCTACACGCACCGCTTTTTCACCACGCCGCACAACGCCGCCGACCTGGTCGCCGACCAGCAGGCCATCGCGGCGTGGTCCAGGCTGAGCTACGGCTGGATGGGACGCAGCCCGGACTACAAGGCGTCGTTCCTCGGCACGCTCGGCGCGAACGCCGACTTCTACAACCCGTTCGCCGACAACGCGCGGCGCTGGTACCGGGAGTCGCAGGAGAAGGTCCTGTACTGGAACCATGCCTTTGTGCATCCGCCGGTGGACCGGCATCTGCCACCGGACCAGGTCGCCGATGTGTTCATTCACGTCGAGCGCGAGACCGACAGCGGCCTGATCGTGAGCGGGGCGAAGGTGGTGGCCACCAACTCCGCGCTGACGCACTACAACTTCATCGCCCATACCGGGCTGCCGATCAAGGACCGCAAGTTCGCCATCGTGGCCACTGTGCCGATGGACGCGGCCGGCATAAAACTGATCTGTCGCCAGTCATATTCCGCCGCGGCGGCGCTGACCGGCAGCCCGTTCGACTACCCGCTGTCGTCCAGGCTGGATGAAAACGACACCATCCTGGTGATGGACAAGGTGCTCATCCCGTGGGAGAACGTGTTCATCTACGGCGATGTCGCCAAGGTCGGCATGTTCACCGGGCATTCCGGGTTCAACGAACGCGCCATGTTCCACGGCTGCACGCGGCTCGCGGTCAAGGTGGAGTTCATCGCCGGGCTACTGGCCAAGGCGCTGGACATCACCGGGGCCGGCGAGTTCCGCGGCGTGCAGACCAGGCTGGGCGAAGTGCTCGCCTGGCGGAACCTGTTCTGGGGGCTGTCCGACGCCGCAGCGCGAAACCCGGTGCCATGGCGAAATGGCGCGGTACTGCCCAATCCGAACTACGCCATGGCGTACCGGTGGTTCTCCCAGGTCGGCTACGCCAGGATCCGGGAGATCGTGTTGCAGGACGTCGCGAGCGGGCTGATCTACCTGAACTCCAGCGCGCAGGACTTCCACAACGACGACATCCGGCCGTACCTGGACAAGTACCTGCGCGGCTCGCACGGCGTCGAGGCGGTCGACCGGGTGAAGGTGATGAAGCTGCTCTGGGACACGGTCGGCTCGGAGTTCGGCAGTAGGCACGAACTCTACGAACGCAACTATTCCGGAAACCACGAGAACACCAGGACCGAGTTGCTGCGCGGTCAACTCGGCGACGGGCAACTGGATGGTTACCGCGCGCTCGTCGACCGCTGCCTTGCCGAGTACGACCTGGACGGCTGGCAGGTACCCGACCTCGCCTCGTTCACCGAAATCGGCGAGATCGGCCGCGCCACCCTTCGCTGA
- a CDS encoding methyltransferase has protein sequence MSTTEDAPTPPLEIPPQIQMIQLLTGFEVSQALYVVAKLDIATILRNGPRTIDQLAAETNADVDALGRIIRFLASIGVFRTDGDQIEVTELGMTLADEHPGSVRYGALYFMETHYAPFGDLLHTALTGETAATRYYGQPFFDWISAAPERVEVQNRAFANFTNSQRAGMFEGYRLPDGAVVADIGGADGSMLVQLLADAPDRRGIVFDRPEVIAAAQKTLADHGMADHAHTVGGDFFESVPAADVYVLAYILHDWDDQSCRRILHTIAAAAKPGARVVLVEAVIPPGDAPHPAKGIDLTMLVLVSGRERTAEEYRALLDSAGFVLDRIVPSPTPFSFIEATLR, from the coding sequence ATGAGCACGACCGAAGATGCTCCAACGCCGCCGTTGGAGATCCCCCCGCAGATCCAGATGATCCAGCTGCTGACTGGATTCGAGGTATCGCAGGCGCTGTATGTGGTAGCCAAGCTCGACATCGCCACGATCCTCCGCAACGGCCCACGGACGATCGACCAGCTCGCCGCCGAGACGAACGCCGACGTCGACGCGCTCGGACGGATCATCCGTTTCCTCGCCAGCATTGGCGTCTTCCGCACCGACGGCGACCAAATCGAGGTCACGGAGCTGGGAATGACTCTCGCTGACGAGCACCCCGGCTCGGTCCGGTACGGCGCGCTCTATTTCATGGAGACGCACTATGCGCCGTTCGGTGACCTGCTACACACGGCGCTGACCGGAGAGACCGCGGCCACCCGCTATTACGGGCAGCCGTTCTTCGACTGGATCTCCGCCGCCCCCGAGCGGGTGGAGGTGCAGAACCGCGCCTTTGCGAACTTCACCAACAGCCAGCGTGCCGGCATGTTCGAGGGTTACCGGCTACCGGACGGCGCCGTCGTCGCCGACATCGGCGGAGCTGACGGCTCGATGCTCGTACAGTTGCTTGCCGACGCCCCGGACCGCCGTGGCATCGTGTTCGACCGCCCGGAAGTCATAGCGGCGGCCCAGAAAACGCTGGCCGACCACGGTATGGCCGACCACGCCCACACCGTCGGTGGCGATTTTTTCGAGTCCGTTCCGGCTGCGGACGTCTACGTCCTCGCCTACATCCTCCACGACTGGGACGACCAGTCCTGTCGGCGGATCCTGCACACCATCGCGGCGGCGGCCAAGCCCGGTGCCAGAGTCGTTCTCGTCGAGGCGGTGATCCCGCCAGGAGACGCACCACATCCGGCCAAGGGGATCGACCTCACCATGCTGGTGCTGGTGAGCGGGCGCGAGCGCACTGCCGAGGAGTACCGGGCACTCCTGGACTCGGCCGGCTTCGTCCTGGACCGCATCGTGCCGAGCCCGACACCGTTTTCGTTCATCGAAGCGACGCTGCGCTGA
- a CDS encoding FAD-binding oxidoreductase — MGLPIDDLLAVLPAGRVLTDPDVLAAHCRDEADLCDAGTPLAVVRPRSTAEVAATVRVAAAHRLPVVPQGARTGLTGGANAVDGALVVSLTGLNRIIEIDPDEQIAVVQPGVVNAELCRAAAKEGLAYLPDPGSFESSTIGGNVSTDAGGMCCVKYGVTGEYVLGLEVVLADGEILRCGRRTVKGVAGYDLTGLFVGSEGTLGIITEITVRLRPAPEAARTMVAVYPTVAAAGRAVSSVIAAGHVPSMLELLDRTHLRAIEAYRPQGLDTEAAAMLLIATDTHAATDLAAIADCCRSAGASELYVAEDALEAQALTSARRLAHPAMEHLAVQAFPSGRGGLVVDDVAVPRTRVADLVAGVEEISARHGVLVGVVGHAGDGNLHPVIVVDRADQSSMDSGRLVFDEIMRLGLSLGGTCTGEHGVGLLKRDWLAREIGPVGMRIHRAVKLAFDPDGIFNPGKVIALR; from the coding sequence ATGGGACTTCCGATCGACGATCTGCTGGCGGTCCTGCCCGCCGGCCGGGTGCTCACCGATCCTGACGTGCTGGCCGCCCACTGCCGGGACGAGGCCGACCTGTGTGACGCGGGTACGCCGCTCGCCGTGGTGCGTCCGCGGAGTACCGCGGAGGTCGCCGCCACCGTGCGGGTGGCCGCCGCACACCGGTTGCCGGTCGTCCCGCAGGGCGCGCGCACCGGGCTGACCGGCGGGGCCAACGCGGTCGACGGCGCCCTCGTCGTGTCGCTGACCGGGTTGAACCGGATCATCGAGATCGACCCGGACGAACAGATCGCGGTCGTGCAACCGGGCGTGGTCAACGCCGAGCTGTGCCGGGCCGCCGCCAAGGAGGGGCTCGCCTACCTGCCGGACCCCGGCTCCTTCGAGTCCTCGACGATCGGCGGCAACGTGTCGACCGACGCGGGTGGCATGTGCTGCGTCAAATACGGTGTCACCGGCGAGTACGTGCTCGGCTTGGAAGTCGTGCTCGCCGACGGCGAGATCCTGCGCTGCGGCCGCCGGACCGTGAAGGGGGTCGCCGGATACGACCTGACCGGTCTCTTCGTCGGGTCAGAGGGCACGCTCGGGATCATCACCGAGATCACCGTCCGGCTCCGGCCCGCGCCGGAGGCGGCCCGCACCATGGTGGCGGTGTACCCGACGGTGGCGGCGGCCGGGCGAGCGGTTTCGTCGGTCATCGCCGCCGGCCACGTGCCCAGCATGCTCGAGCTGCTCGATCGCACGCATCTGCGGGCGATCGAGGCGTATCGGCCGCAGGGTCTGGACACCGAGGCCGCGGCCATGTTGCTGATCGCCACGGACACCCACGCCGCGACCGACCTCGCCGCGATCGCCGACTGCTGCCGGTCGGCGGGCGCGAGCGAGCTGTACGTCGCCGAGGACGCGCTCGAGGCCCAGGCGTTGACCAGCGCTCGCCGGCTGGCTCACCCGGCGATGGAACACCTCGCGGTACAAGCTTTTCCCAGTGGCCGCGGCGGTCTCGTCGTGGACGATGTCGCCGTGCCGAGGACGCGGGTCGCCGACCTCGTCGCCGGCGTCGAGGAGATATCGGCACGGCACGGTGTACTGGTGGGCGTGGTCGGACACGCCGGCGACGGGAACCTGCACCCGGTCATCGTGGTCGACCGGGCAGATCAGTCCAGTATGGACAGTGGGCGGCTGGTGTTCGACGAAATCATGCGGCTGGGCCTTTCGCTGGGCGGAACCTGCACCGGTGAGCACGGCGTCGGCCTGCTCAAACGAGACTGGCTCGCGCGTGAGATCGGCCCCGTCGGCATGAGGATCCACCGGGCGGTGAAGCTGGCATTCGACCCGGACGGGATCTTCAACCCCGGCAAGGTGATCGCGCTCCGCTGA
- a CDS encoding glutamate racemase, with the protein MTMDDATPAVAVIAGTPYDSGLGAELLRAKGLRTVPYAMAGSPDEQDSLQYRAPGVLSAAFHARLDELHARGTELAMLFCNSLSAVVDHDSSALPVVSPVTVYRELFPELRSSLVVTGNAHAVVGVERTAGQVAPGHRMLGVSDPALVRGIEAGDPAAAFDGSHLPTTLRLAERLGLDAVVLACTHFTAVLPFVTAACDLPVVDVGARLVELTVQAAANRVPVGRA; encoded by the coding sequence ATGACGATGGACGATGCGACGCCCGCGGTGGCGGTCATCGCCGGCACGCCCTATGACTCCGGCCTGGGCGCCGAGTTGTTGCGGGCCAAGGGACTGAGGACGGTCCCGTACGCCATGGCCGGTTCACCGGACGAGCAGGATTCCTTGCAGTACCGGGCGCCCGGTGTGCTGTCGGCGGCGTTCCACGCCCGTCTCGACGAGCTGCACGCACGGGGAACCGAGCTGGCGATGCTGTTCTGCAATTCGCTGTCCGCCGTGGTGGACCACGACAGCTCGGCGCTGCCGGTGGTCTCACCCGTCACCGTCTACCGGGAACTGTTCCCGGAGCTGCGCTCGTCATTGGTGGTCACCGGGAACGCGCACGCCGTCGTCGGCGTCGAGCGGACCGCCGGGCAGGTCGCCCCCGGCCACCGGATGCTCGGGGTGTCGGATCCCGCCTTGGTCCGCGGGATCGAGGCCGGTGACCCGGCGGCGGCGTTCGACGGCTCGCATCTGCCGACCACCTTGCGTCTCGCCGAGCGCCTCGGCCTCGACGCCGTCGTCCTGGCGTGTACGCATTTCACGGCCGTACTGCCCTTCGTGACCGCCGCCTGCGACCTGCCCGTCGTCGACGTCGGCGCCAGGCTCGTCGAACTGACCGTCCAGGCGGCCGCGAACCGGGTACCCGTCGGCCGAGCTTGA
- the aroF gene encoding 3-deoxy-7-phosphoheptulonate synthase has protein sequence MATDAAAGDVEAVVERVEAAGGDAFVSRGVSRVVIGLVGDVDRFDALNLGGMRGVQSVNRISAKYKLVSLEHHPERSTVHVRGVPIGPDTVTLIAGPCAVETPEQTLEAARMAQAAGATLLRGGAFKPRSSPYAFQGLGELGLRILADVRAETGLPVVTEVVAAHDVEMVAGYADMLQIGTRNMQNFGLLQAVGEAGKPVLLKRGMSATIEEWLMAAEYIAQRGNLDIVLCERGIRTFETATRNTLDISAVPVVQGLSHLPVMIDPSHSGGRRDLVLPLSRAAIAVGADGVLIDVHPHPEQAKCDGPQALVAEDLRRLAKEIDALTGVVGRRPSNWWNRRLLAG, from the coding sequence ATGGCTACCGATGCGGCGGCCGGAGATGTCGAGGCTGTCGTCGAACGGGTGGAGGCGGCGGGCGGCGACGCCTTCGTCAGCCGCGGCGTGAGCCGGGTCGTCATCGGGCTGGTCGGCGACGTCGACCGGTTCGACGCGCTCAACCTCGGCGGGATGCGGGGGGTGCAGAGCGTCAACCGCATCTCCGCCAAGTACAAGCTGGTGAGCCTCGAGCACCACCCGGAACGGTCCACGGTGCACGTCCGCGGCGTGCCCATCGGTCCGGACACGGTCACCCTGATCGCCGGGCCGTGCGCGGTGGAAACCCCCGAGCAGACCCTGGAAGCGGCGCGGATGGCCCAAGCCGCGGGCGCGACGTTGCTGCGCGGTGGCGCGTTCAAACCGCGCTCGTCGCCGTACGCTTTCCAGGGCCTCGGTGAGCTCGGTCTGCGGATCCTGGCCGACGTCCGCGCGGAGACCGGACTGCCGGTGGTCACCGAGGTGGTCGCGGCCCACGACGTCGAGATGGTCGCCGGGTACGCGGACATGCTGCAGATCGGCACCCGGAACATGCAGAACTTCGGGTTGCTGCAGGCGGTCGGCGAGGCGGGCAAGCCGGTGCTGCTCAAGCGCGGCATGAGCGCGACCATCGAGGAATGGCTGATGGCCGCCGAATACATCGCGCAACGCGGCAACCTCGACATCGTCCTGTGCGAGCGCGGTATCCGCACCTTCGAGACCGCCACCCGCAACACGCTCGACATCTCGGCGGTGCCGGTCGTCCAAGGACTTTCGCATCTGCCCGTCATGATCGACCCCTCGCATTCCGGAGGGCGGCGGGATCTCGTCCTTCCCCTTTCACGGGCGGCGATCGCCGTCGGCGCGGACGGCGTGCTCATCGACGTCCACCCGCATCCCGAGCAGGCGAAATGCGACGGCCCGCAAGCACTCGTGGCCGAGGATCTGCGTCGGTTGGCGAAGGAGATCGACGCGCTGACCGGAGTGGTCGGGCGACGACCGTCGAACTGGTGGAATCGGCGTCTCCTCGCCGGCTGA
- a CDS encoding aminotransferase-like domain-containing protein, producing MSTQLNVEALHGSLADPAISSMNLLNELIDEYPAAISMAAGRPYEEFFDVRLIHDYLDAYCEHLRHGRKLAETAVTRTLFQYGATKGVIAELIARNLAEDEGIDAAPESVVVTVGCQEAMFLVLRALRADDRDVLLAPAPTYVGLTGAALLTDIPVWPVRSDENGIDLDDLTHQVKLAREAGKRVRACYVTPDFANPTATSMDLPSRHRLLDIAQDHGILLLEDNAYGLFGSERLPSLKSLDRSESVVYLGSFAKTGMPGARVGYAVADQQMAGGGLLADQLSKLKGMLTVNTSPIAQAVIAGKLLLNDFSLTKANTREIAIYQRNLRLTLSELDRRLGPHTEVTWNTPTGGFFVTITVPFVVDDELLEHAARDHGVLFTPMHHFYGGKGGFHQLRLSISLLTPELIQEGVTRLAALIIGRLH from the coding sequence TTGTCGACTCAATTGAACGTGGAAGCGCTGCACGGTTCGCTCGCCGATCCGGCCATCTCGTCGATGAATCTGCTCAACGAACTGATCGACGAATATCCCGCGGCCATTTCCATGGCGGCGGGCCGTCCGTACGAAGAGTTCTTCGATGTCCGCCTCATCCACGACTATCTCGACGCCTACTGCGAGCATCTCCGGCACGGTCGAAAGCTGGCTGAAACCGCGGTCACCCGCACACTTTTCCAATACGGGGCAACGAAGGGCGTCATCGCCGAGCTCATCGCCCGCAACCTCGCCGAAGACGAGGGCATCGACGCCGCCCCTGAATCCGTGGTCGTCACCGTCGGCTGTCAGGAGGCCATGTTCCTGGTGCTCCGGGCGCTGCGGGCGGACGACCGGGACGTGCTGCTCGCTCCCGCCCCCACCTACGTCGGGCTGACCGGGGCGGCGCTGCTCACCGATATCCCCGTCTGGCCGGTCCGGTCGGACGAGAACGGGATCGACCTCGATGACTTGACACACCAGGTGAAACTGGCCCGCGAGGCGGGCAAGCGGGTCCGGGCTTGTTACGTGACACCCGATTTCGCCAATCCCACCGCTACCAGCATGGATCTGCCCTCCCGCCATCGTCTGCTCGATATCGCCCAGGATCACGGGATCCTGCTCCTGGAGGACAACGCCTACGGCCTCTTCGGCTCCGAACGACTCCCGTCGCTGAAATCCCTCGACCGATCCGAGTCGGTGGTCTACCTCGGCTCCTTCGCCAAAACCGGCATGCCCGGCGCCCGCGTCGGCTACGCCGTCGCCGACCAGCAGATGGCCGGTGGAGGACTGCTCGCCGACCAACTCTCGAAACTCAAAGGCATGCTCACCGTCAACACCTCCCCCATCGCCCAAGCCGTCATCGCCGGGAAACTCCTCCTCAACGACTTCAGCCTGACCAAGGCCAACACCCGAGAGATCGCCATCTACCAGCGCAATCTCCGCCTCACCTTGAGCGAACTCGACCGCAGGCTCGGCCCGCACACCGAAGTCACCTGGAACACCCCGACCGGCGGCTTCTTCGTCACCATCACGGTCCCGTTCGTCGTCGACGACGAACTACTGGAACACGCCGCCCGCGACCACGGCGTGCTCTTCACCCCCATGCACCACTTCTACGGCGGCAAAGGCGGCTTCCATCAACTCCGACTGTCCATCAGCCTGCTCACGCCGGAGCTGATCCAAGAAGGCGTCACCCGGCTCGCCGCCCTCATCATCGGACGCCTCCACTGA
- the hppD gene encoding 4-hydroxyphenylpyruvate dioxygenase, which translates to MQNVLRDMAIDYVELYVDDIERNLAWLVDGYGFAVRAKSAPADGTTRTVNVGQGEIDLLLTESNGDHPAHAYVERHGDGIGDIGIRVPDAAAAFAEAVRRGVRPVMAPVTKGAVTTATIAGFGDVTHTFVQRPDDSAVADVRDLVAVPGHGSAKGGGLRRVDHFAVPVEPGRLDETVEYYQRALDFDLVLTERIVTGDQAMFIKVIQSKSRAVTFTLVQSDTSMAVGQVDRFLKENDGPGVQHMAFSTTDILTTVRRLADDGIGLLTTPDAYYTALANRVRPEKYSADELRDLNILVDEDHDGQLYQIFAKSVHPRGTLFLEIIEREGATSFGSSNIKHLYDSVEAHQVPGSSAA; encoded by the coding sequence GTGCAGAACGTACTCCGGGATATGGCCATCGACTATGTCGAGCTGTACGTGGACGATATCGAAAGGAACCTCGCCTGGCTCGTCGACGGTTACGGTTTCGCGGTGCGCGCGAAGTCGGCCCCGGCGGACGGAACGACGCGGACGGTCAACGTCGGGCAAGGCGAGATCGACCTGTTGCTCACCGAATCGAACGGGGATCATCCCGCGCACGCCTATGTGGAACGGCACGGGGACGGTATCGGCGATATCGGCATCCGGGTGCCGGACGCCGCCGCGGCGTTCGCCGAGGCCGTGCGGCGCGGCGTGCGGCCGGTCATGGCGCCGGTCACCAAGGGCGCGGTGACCACCGCGACGATCGCCGGTTTCGGCGACGTGACGCACACCTTCGTCCAACGACCGGACGACTCGGCGGTAGCCGACGTGCGCGACCTCGTCGCGGTGCCCGGCCATGGTTCCGCCAAGGGGGGCGGGCTGCGCAGGGTGGACCATTTCGCGGTTCCCGTCGAGCCGGGCCGGCTCGACGAGACCGTCGAGTACTACCAGCGGGCGTTGGATTTCGACCTCGTCCTCACCGAGCGGATCGTCACCGGCGACCAGGCGATGTTCATCAAGGTCATCCAGAGCAAGTCGCGTGCGGTCACGTTCACGCTCGTCCAGTCGGACACCAGCATGGCGGTCGGCCAGGTCGACAGGTTTCTCAAAGAGAACGACGGCCCTGGCGTGCAGCACATGGCCTTCAGCACCACGGACATCCTCACCACGGTGCGGCGGCTCGCCGACGATGGCATCGGGCTGCTGACGACTCCGGACGCCTATTACACCGCGCTCGCCAACCGGGTGCGGCCGGAGAAGTATTCCGCCGATGAGCTGCGGGACCTGAACATCCTGGTGGACGAGGATCACGACGGCCAGCTCTATCAGATCTTCGCCAAGTCCGTTCACCCGCGGGGCACGCTGTTCCTGGAGATCATCGAGCGGGAGGGTGCGACATCGTTCGGCAGCTCGAACATCAAGCACCTGTACGACAGCGTTGAAGCGCACCAAGTACCCGGGTCGAGCGCGGCCTGA